A window of Infirmifilum lucidum contains these coding sequences:
- a CDS encoding family 20 glycosylhydrolase has protein sequence MPNRALSLLGVPNLETFKEVLRYLFLLKYNHFGIYFEDLFPWPRHPDIGATRGRLTLSELSRIIEYGRSLGIEVFPSLELVGHMENILSLPNYRKYSEWWSPREGCINLSDPDTRRLALELPAEAADLSPSKYILIGGDET, from the coding sequence ATGCCAAATCGCGCGCTGTCTCTCCTTGGTGTGCCAAACCTCGAGACATTTAAAGAGGTTCTGCGCTACCTGTTCTTACTGAAGTACAATCACTTCGGCATTTACTTCGAGGATCTTTTCCCGTGGCCACGTCATCCAGACATAGGAGCCACCCGGGGGAGGCTGACCTTAAGTGAGCTCTCACGGATAATTGAGTATGGCCGGTCGCTCGGCATAGAAGTTTTCCCGTCTCTCGAGCTCGTAGGCCACATGGAGAACATACTAAGTCTGCCTAACTACAGGAAGTACAGTGAGTGGTGGTCACCTCGGGAGGGGTGCATTAACCTCTCGGATCCAGATACTCGGCGCCTCGCTCTAGAACTTCCGGCGGAAGCCGCCGACCTTTCCCCCTCGAAGTACATTCTCATAGGTGGAGACGAGACGTAG